From Pseudomonas sp. CCI4.2, one genomic window encodes:
- a CDS encoding HlyD family secretion protein: MNSSTDVGEIDSAVVPTKKRLTLKRLLLWVVLFAALILAVVFGLRWWTVGRFIESTDDAYIGGDVTVIGPKVSGYIMELKVTDNQRVHAGDLLVKIDDRDYVAALHKAEGAVAAQEALLANLDATEQLQYAVIGQAKASIDATNAEIVRSRDDQTRYQKLVGQQAVSVESAQRADATFKTAQANGAKAQASMLATQRQIAVISTQKQQARAALMQAKAERDMAQLNVGYTELRAPVDGMIGNRRARVGAFAAAGSQLLSVVPANGLWVDANFKEDQLAHMLPGQAVSIHADVLAGHEFHGHLDSLAPATGSQFSVLPPENATGNFTKIVQRVPVRVHLDEADGVLGHLRPGLSVTAEVDTRDDSNHPAHSVTPNQASAP; encoded by the coding sequence ATGAATAGCTCAACTGACGTGGGTGAGATCGACTCAGCAGTCGTCCCGACAAAAAAACGCCTGACACTCAAACGGCTGTTGTTGTGGGTGGTCTTGTTTGCCGCGCTGATCTTAGCGGTGGTTTTTGGCCTGCGCTGGTGGACGGTCGGGCGCTTTATTGAGTCCACCGATGATGCCTACATTGGTGGCGATGTCACCGTGATTGGGCCGAAGGTCTCGGGTTACATCATGGAGCTGAAAGTCACTGACAACCAACGGGTGCATGCCGGTGACTTGCTGGTGAAAATTGATGACCGTGACTACGTGGCGGCATTGCACAAAGCCGAAGGCGCGGTGGCGGCACAAGAGGCGTTGCTGGCCAACCTGGACGCGACTGAACAACTGCAATATGCGGTGATTGGCCAAGCCAAGGCCAGTATCGATGCGACCAACGCCGAAATCGTCCGCTCTCGCGATGACCAGACCCGCTATCAAAAGTTGGTCGGGCAACAGGCGGTGTCGGTTGAAAGCGCCCAGCGCGCCGACGCTACGTTCAAGACCGCCCAGGCCAACGGGGCCAAGGCTCAGGCGTCGATGCTGGCGACCCAACGGCAGATCGCGGTGATTTCGACCCAGAAACAACAAGCTCGGGCCGCGCTGATGCAGGCCAAGGCCGAGCGCGACATGGCGCAGTTGAACGTGGGCTATACCGAATTACGCGCCCCGGTTGACGGCATGATCGGCAATCGCCGCGCTCGAGTGGGTGCATTCGCTGCCGCCGGTTCGCAGCTGCTGTCGGTGGTGCCGGCCAACGGTTTGTGGGTCGACGCGAATTTCAAGGAAGACCAACTGGCGCACATGCTCCCAGGGCAAGCGGTCTCGATCCATGCAGACGTGCTTGCGGGTCACGAATTCCACGGCCATCTGGACAGCCTGGCGCCTGCAACCGGCTCGCAATTCAGCGTGCTGCCACCGGAAAACGCCACCGGCAACTTCACCAAAATCGTGCAGCGGGTTCCGGTCCGCGTGCACCTTGATGAAGCCGACGGGGTGCTGGGTCACCTGCGCCCGGGCTTGTCAGTGACCGCTGAAGTGGATACACGCGACGATTCGAACCACCCTGCCCATTCGGTAACGCCGAATCAGGCCAGTGCGCCATGA
- a CDS encoding lipase family protein, with product MMLALDYDPSQTALYHPEALPSLLGIVPARDDLTLAVEAARLAYLRFEDVHTGRPALATLLSAQGFAQPVIFRHPETDSEGFGALRRDGSALIALRGTQIDHIKNVISDAQVVRMAWPLGSGKVHSGLAKAALGLWPSVEKWLNETANQRTSLTITGHSLGAAIATLLAGPADADFLVALGSPRVGDRDFTEHVSANTRLRIARLVDCCDVVTELVPANLGFNHVHGLGYIDRYGVMQDDMSSALIHQDQQRARFDYLARYAGNAENVFLREWADHSPINYVRAFW from the coding sequence ATGATGCTGGCTCTCGATTACGATCCTTCGCAAACAGCTCTCTACCACCCCGAAGCCCTGCCTTCGCTGCTTGGCATTGTGCCCGCCCGTGATGACTTGACCTTGGCAGTGGAAGCCGCACGCTTGGCCTATCTGCGTTTTGAAGACGTCCATACCGGGCGACCGGCGCTGGCCACGTTACTGTCGGCACAGGGTTTTGCGCAGCCGGTCATTTTCCGACACCCCGAAACAGACAGCGAAGGTTTTGGTGCTCTACGCAGAGACGGCAGCGCGTTGATCGCGTTGCGCGGCACGCAAATCGATCACATCAAAAACGTCATCTCCGACGCTCAGGTTGTGCGCATGGCCTGGCCGTTGGGGTCCGGCAAAGTCCACAGCGGACTTGCCAAGGCGGCGCTGGGGTTATGGCCGTCGGTGGAAAAGTGGCTCAATGAGACGGCGAATCAGCGCACATCATTGACTATTACCGGCCACAGCTTGGGCGCAGCCATTGCGACCCTGTTGGCGGGACCCGCCGATGCCGATTTTTTGGTCGCACTGGGTTCACCACGGGTCGGCGACCGTGATTTCACCGAACATGTGTCGGCCAATACTCGTTTACGCATCGCCCGGTTAGTGGATTGTTGTGACGTGGTGACCGAGTTAGTGCCCGCCAATCTGGGCTTCAACCACGTTCATGGCTTGGGCTATATCGACCGTTATGGCGTGATGCAAGACGACATGTCGTCGGCGTTGATTCATCAGGATCAGCAGCGAGCCCGCTTCGACTATCTGGCGCGTTACGCGGGCAATGCTGAGAACGTATTTCTGCGCGAATGGGCCGATCACTCGCCCATCAATTACGTGCGAGCGTTTTGGTAA
- a CDS encoding DUF2790 domain-containing protein, producing MKASLLLLLMCASAASMADEKAAVTAQQQPAVEQYTYSMNLDVAKVISVSEVSSGCEAAPVRMNYLDSAGKQHIVEYLMMGTGCSNG from the coding sequence ATGAAAGCGTCACTGTTGTTGTTATTGATGTGTGCGTCTGCAGCAAGCATGGCCGATGAAAAAGCTGCCGTTACCGCGCAGCAACAACCCGCCGTAGAGCAGTACACCTACTCAATGAACCTCGACGTCGCCAAAGTTATTTCCGTCAGCGAAGTGTCTTCAGGCTGTGAAGCTGCACCGGTTCGTATGAACTACCTGGACTCTGCCGGCAAACAACATATTGTTGAATACCTGATGATGGGCACCGGTTGCTCGAATGGTTAA
- a CDS encoding DHA2 family efflux MFS transporter permease subunit has translation MSATTAAPAKPFDAASMATATKVFAFASMCIGMFIALLDIQIVSASLRDIGGGLSAGTDETAWVQTSYLIAEIVVIPLSGWLSRVFSTRWLFCASAVGFTLASLLCGAAWNIQSMIAFRALQGFLGGSMIPLVFTSAFMFFTGKQKVIAASTIGAIASLAPTLGPVIGGWITDVSSWHWLFYINLIPGIFVAVAVPMLVRIDEPDLSLLKGADYLSMVFMALFLGCLEYTLEEGPRWNWFSDSTILTTAWISGLSALVFISRTLMVSNPIVDLRALKERNFALGCFFSFVTGIGLFATIYLTPLFLGRVRGYSALDIGLAVFSTGVFQIMAIPLYGFLANRVDLRWIMMFGLSLFALSMWDFSPITHDWGGRELILPQALRGMAQQLAVPPAVTLTLGGLAMSRLKQASGLFNLMRNLGGAIGIAACATILNDRTNLHFTRLAEHLNASNEAMNQWLSQVGGNLATLGQTGSEGTTAALQQLWLLTYREAQTQTYSDAFLAIMVCFIIAAAMVPLMHKVVPPATPSPDAH, from the coding sequence ATGAGTGCCACGACCGCAGCACCGGCCAAACCGTTTGACGCAGCGTCCATGGCTACCGCGACCAAGGTGTTTGCCTTTGCCAGCATGTGCATCGGCATGTTCATCGCGCTGTTGGATATACAGATTGTGTCGGCCTCGCTGCGGGATATCGGCGGTGGTTTGTCCGCCGGTACAGATGAAACAGCGTGGGTGCAGACCAGCTATTTGATCGCCGAAATCGTGGTTATTCCGTTGTCGGGTTGGTTGTCGCGGGTGTTCTCTACCCGCTGGCTGTTTTGCGCTTCCGCCGTGGGTTTCACCTTGGCCAGTCTGTTGTGCGGTGCGGCCTGGAACATCCAGAGCATGATTGCGTTTCGTGCGCTGCAAGGCTTCCTCGGTGGATCGATGATCCCGCTGGTGTTCACCTCCGCCTTCATGTTTTTCACCGGGAAACAGAAGGTCATTGCGGCCTCCACCATCGGTGCAATCGCCTCGTTGGCGCCGACGCTTGGCCCGGTCATTGGCGGCTGGATTACCGACGTTTCGTCGTGGCACTGGTTGTTCTACATCAACCTGATACCGGGTATTTTCGTCGCCGTTGCAGTGCCGATGCTGGTGCGGATCGATGAACCGGATCTCTCCCTGCTTAAAGGCGCGGACTACCTGAGCATGGTGTTTATGGCGCTATTTCTCGGTTGCCTTGAATACACCTTGGAAGAAGGCCCGCGCTGGAATTGGTTCAGTGATAGCACCATCCTGACCACGGCGTGGATTTCCGGTTTGTCAGCGCTGGTGTTCATCAGCCGCACGCTAATGGTGAGCAATCCCATTGTTGATCTGCGAGCCCTCAAAGAGCGTAATTTTGCCCTGGGTTGCTTCTTTTCCTTTGTGACCGGCATCGGCCTGTTTGCAACGATTTACCTGACCCCGCTGTTTCTCGGGCGCGTGCGTGGTTACAGCGCACTGGACATCGGCCTGGCCGTGTTTTCCACCGGCGTGTTTCAGATCATGGCTATCCCGCTGTATGGATTTCTGGCCAACCGCGTCGATCTGCGCTGGATCATGATGTTCGGCCTGAGTCTGTTTGCGCTGTCCATGTGGGACTTCTCGCCAATCACCCATGACTGGGGCGGTCGTGAGTTGATCTTGCCACAAGCATTGCGCGGCATGGCCCAGCAATTAGCAGTGCCTCCTGCGGTGACCCTGACCCTGGGCGGCCTGGCGATGTCGCGTCTCAAGCAAGCGTCAGGGCTGTTCAACCTAATGCGTAACCTGGGCGGCGCCATTGGCATCGCAGCCTGCGCAACGATTCTGAATGACCGCACCAACTTACACTTCACCCGTCTGGCGGAACACTTGAACGCCAGCAACGAAGCCATGAACCAGTGGCTGAGCCAAGTCGGCGGCAATCTTGCCACCCTAGGCCAAACCGGGAGTGAAGGCACGACTGCGGCGTTGCAGCAATTGTGGTTGCTCACGTATCGCGAGGCACAGACGCAAACCTATTCCGACGCATTCCTGGCGATCATGGTGTGTTTCATCATCGCCGCCGCCATGGTGCCGCTGATGCACAAAGTGGTGCCGCCGGCCACGCCGTCACCTGACGCCCATTGA
- a CDS encoding helix-turn-helix domain-containing protein — MKRKSFESMHCPIARSLEHVGEWWNILILRDAYYGLSRFDEFQKSLGITPTTLTRRLNDLVDGGLLERRLYSEKPPRYDYVLTPRGRDFRPVLLTLMEWGNNHFSPEGKSIYLADETSGEAVNLALIDANTGKKINREEHAVRAGEAASEKVYERLEKGRVRRLAQRQQPSIPASNG, encoded by the coding sequence ATGAAGAGGAAAAGCTTTGAGTCCATGCACTGTCCGATCGCTCGTAGCCTTGAGCACGTCGGTGAGTGGTGGAACATTCTGATTCTGCGTGATGCTTATTACGGCCTCAGCCGTTTCGACGAATTCCAGAAAAGTCTTGGTATCACACCGACTACCTTGACCCGCCGCCTCAACGACCTGGTGGACGGTGGGCTGCTCGAACGTCGTCTCTACAGCGAAAAACCTCCGCGTTATGACTACGTACTCACCCCGCGCGGACGTGACTTCCGGCCGGTACTGCTGACACTGATGGAATGGGGCAACAATCACTTTTCGCCCGAAGGCAAAAGCATTTATCTGGCCGACGAAACCAGTGGCGAAGCGGTCAACCTGGCGTTGATTGATGCCAACACCGGCAAAAAAATCAACCGTGAAGAACACGCTGTTCGGGCGGGTGAAGCGGCCAGCGAAAAAGTCTATGAGCGTCTCGAAAAAGGACGTGTACGCCGCTTGGCCCAGCGCCAGCAACCCTCCATTCCTGCATCCAACGGATGA
- the hutC gene encoding histidine utilization repressor, whose product MIKTAPQALYRRAKDFVQGKLRSGEWTPGDLIPSENRLVQELGMSRMTVNRALRELTEEGHLVRVSGVGTFVAESKPQSNLLRITAIADEIIARGHRYSCQVLHLGREAASMAVAAALALPTGTSVFHLLCVHCEEGVPVQLEDRYVNPELVPQFLQQSFGEQLQPAKYLLNVIRPDEMEHIVEASHPSSEESRHMQIDANEPCLVLMRRTWSGAKIVTYVRLVHPSSRYRLGSRLPVNGAHRDS is encoded by the coding sequence GTGATTAAAACCGCACCGCAAGCCCTATACCGACGCGCCAAGGATTTTGTCCAAGGCAAACTTCGCTCCGGGGAATGGACCCCGGGGGACCTGATTCCATCGGAAAACCGCCTGGTGCAAGAACTGGGCATGTCACGCATGACGGTTAACCGAGCGTTGCGCGAACTCACCGAAGAGGGCCATTTGGTCCGAGTTTCCGGCGTGGGCACCTTCGTCGCCGAGAGCAAGCCGCAATCCAATTTGCTGCGCATCACTGCCATCGCCGACGAAATCATTGCCAGAGGTCACCGTTATTCGTGCCAGGTGCTGCATCTGGGGCGAGAAGCGGCGTCGATGGCGGTGGCGGCAGCCCTTGCACTTCCCACCGGCACCTCGGTGTTTCATTTGTTGTGCGTGCATTGTGAGGAAGGGGTACCAGTCCAGCTGGAGGACCGTTACGTCAATCCTGAGCTGGTTCCGCAATTTCTCCAGCAGTCTTTTGGCGAACAACTGCAGCCGGCCAAGTACCTACTGAACGTGATTCGTCCCGATGAAATGGAGCACATTGTCGAGGCCAGCCATCCCAGTAGCGAAGAAAGCCGGCACATGCAGATCGATGCCAACGAACCTTGCCTGGTGTTGATGCGCCGGACCTGGAGTGGCGCCAAAATTGTCACTTACGTGCGCCTGGTGCATCCGTCATCGCGCTACCGTTTGGGCAGCCGCCTGCCCGTCAACGGCGCACACCGGGACAGTTAA
- a CDS encoding efflux transporter outer membrane subunit → MNALAFRFTGSRLFALTALFVALAGCAVGPDYEKPTNNLTAAFNNASLLQQRVGETPAPSLDTWWTGFNDPELTLIIQRVLAQNLDLAVSMARVDQARAAAHEAGANRLPQGNLDAQAVRQHQSTNSALGEIGSAFPGYGRDQTLETIGAGASWETDLAGGLQRGEEAAVAEAQAATASHAGVRISVAAEAADAYFRVRGAQQRIELAQDQINIETNLLSLVQARMASGLATNREQAQAQALVLQARATVPPLRTELALQLNRLDVLMGTQPGTYAQELVASSQVFSVPTISDTSSPASLLRRRPDVIAAERRLAASNARIGEAVSEYYPKVSLAGLLGFESLKSGDLISAASFQPQAVIGLHWRLFDFGRVDAEVAQAKGANAEALAQYRQSMLRATEDVENAIVTLTELEQQRIEVDQEVAAHKIARGAAQDAYKGGAISLIEVLDEDRLLLTARDQLAQLHANDARAAVATFRALGGGWSQETLSAKN, encoded by the coding sequence ATGAATGCTTTGGCGTTTCGCTTCACAGGCTCCCGGCTGTTTGCGTTGACGGCACTGTTCGTCGCGCTGGCAGGCTGCGCCGTCGGCCCGGACTATGAAAAACCGACGAACAACCTGACCGCCGCCTTCAACAATGCATCGTTGTTGCAGCAACGGGTGGGGGAAACCCCTGCCCCGTCGCTGGACACCTGGTGGACCGGTTTCAATGATCCTGAACTGACCCTGATTATTCAGCGGGTATTGGCGCAGAACCTGGACCTTGCTGTGTCCATGGCCAGAGTCGATCAGGCCCGCGCTGCCGCCCATGAAGCGGGGGCCAATCGCTTGCCGCAAGGCAATCTGGACGCTCAAGCGGTGCGTCAGCATCAATCAACCAACAGCGCACTGGGTGAAATCGGCAGTGCGTTCCCCGGCTATGGCCGCGACCAAACCCTGGAAACCATTGGCGCCGGGGCCAGTTGGGAAACTGACCTCGCGGGCGGCCTGCAGCGCGGTGAAGAAGCCGCCGTTGCCGAAGCGCAAGCGGCCACGGCGAGCCATGCCGGGGTGCGAATTTCAGTCGCCGCCGAAGCTGCCGATGCGTATTTCCGGGTACGTGGCGCGCAACAGCGCATCGAATTGGCCCAAGACCAGATAAACATCGAGACCAACCTGTTGAGCTTGGTCCAGGCGCGCATGGCCAGTGGCCTGGCGACCAACCGCGAGCAAGCCCAGGCTCAGGCATTGGTGTTGCAAGCCCGCGCTACGGTGCCGCCATTGCGCACCGAACTGGCGTTGCAGCTCAATCGTCTGGACGTGTTGATGGGGACACAGCCGGGGACCTACGCCCAAGAGTTGGTCGCCAGTTCGCAGGTGTTTAGCGTGCCGACCATCAGCGACACCAGCAGCCCTGCAAGCCTGTTGCGCAGACGTCCCGACGTGATTGCCGCCGAGCGACGTCTGGCCGCATCCAACGCGCGCATCGGCGAAGCGGTGTCCGAGTATTACCCGAAAGTTTCGCTGGCCGGCTTGCTCGGGTTCGAAAGCTTGAAGAGTGGTGATCTGATCTCAGCCGCTTCGTTTCAACCGCAAGCCGTGATTGGTCTGCATTGGCGTTTGTTCGATTTCGGCCGGGTCGATGCTGAAGTTGCGCAAGCCAAAGGCGCCAATGCCGAAGCGCTGGCTCAATACCGGCAATCTATGTTGCGCGCCACCGAAGACGTGGAAAACGCCATCGTGACCTTGACCGAGCTTGAGCAACAACGCATTGAAGTCGATCAAGAAGTCGCCGCGCACAAAATTGCGCGGGGCGCCGCGCAAGATGCCTACAAAGGCGGCGCCATCAGCCTGATTGAAGTGCTCGACGAAGACCGATTGCTGCTCACCGCCCGCGATCAGTTGGCGCAACTTCACGCCAATGATGCGCGGGCGGCGGTGGCAACCTTCCGGGCCCTGGGCGGTGGATGGTCCCAAGAAACGCTGTCTGCCAAGAACTGA